The Cellulophaga lytica DSM 7489 nucleotide sequence GGTATTCGCAATAGAGCCTAATAAGCATGCTGTATATTTAGATGTTAAGCAGTATTTAGCGCATCAGAGGCAAGGAAACCACAAGTCAAAGGAAAGAGCTGAGATTGCTGGTAGTACAAGAAAAATAAAGAAGCAAAAGGGAACAGGTACTGCTCGTGCGGGTAGTATTAAGTCTCCAGTTTTTAGAGGTGGTGGTCGTATTTTTGGTCCTCGCCCTAAAGATTACAAGCAGAAATTAAATAAAAACGTTAAGCGTTTAGCGAGAAAATCTGCTTTTAGTATTAAACAAAATGAGAACGCAATTTTAGTAGTTGAAGACTTTAATTTTGATGCTCCAAAAACG carries:
- the rplD gene encoding 50S ribosomal protein L4, with protein sequence MKVAVLDSKGKDTGRKVDLSDSVFAIEPNKHAVYLDVKQYLAHQRQGNHKSKERAEIAGSTRKIKKQKGTGTARAGSIKSPVFRGGGRIFGPRPKDYKQKLNKNVKRLARKSAFSIKQNENAILVVEDFNFDAPKTKEFTQVLKSLGIENKKSLIVLGDSNNNVYLSSRNLKRSEVVINSELSTYKILNASSVVLCESALEGIVSNLNK